Proteins encoded within one genomic window of Bradyrhizobium sp. CB1717:
- a CDS encoding class I SAM-dependent methyltransferase: MGRLLNIVTPLHTATKRDYMGRMNDDKIGCSLKAREYEADYWDGDRRFGYGGYRFIEGRWAPVAKALIETYGLKDGSSVLDVGCGKGFLLYEMQKILPGLKVTGFDISKHGLAHAHEQVRPYLFNYRAQDVYPYGDDSFDLVISLGTLHNLRLYELDAALKEIERVGKNKYVMVEGYRNVAELHNLECWALTAESILHTSEWIWLYEKLGYTGDYEFIYFE; this comes from the coding sequence ATGGGACGACTGCTGAATATCGTGACGCCACTGCATACTGCGACCAAGCGCGACTACATGGGCCGCATGAACGACGACAAGATCGGCTGCTCGCTGAAGGCGCGGGAATACGAGGCCGATTACTGGGACGGCGACCGCCGCTTCGGCTATGGCGGCTACCGCTTCATCGAAGGGCGCTGGGCTCCGGTCGCCAAGGCGCTGATCGAGACCTACGGCCTGAAGGACGGCTCGAGCGTGCTCGACGTCGGCTGCGGCAAGGGCTTTCTGCTGTACGAGATGCAGAAGATCCTGCCGGGGTTGAAGGTCACCGGCTTCGACATCTCGAAGCATGGTCTTGCGCATGCGCACGAGCAGGTGAGGCCGTATCTGTTCAACTATCGTGCCCAGGACGTCTATCCCTATGGCGACGACAGTTTCGATCTCGTCATCTCGCTCGGCACCCTGCACAATCTCAGGCTCTACGAGCTCGATGCGGCGCTCAAGGAGATCGAGCGGGTCGGCAAGAACAAATACGTCATGGTCGAGGGCTATCGGAACGTCGCCGAGCTGCACAACCTCGAATGCTGGGCGCTGACGGCGGAGTCCATCCTGCACACCTCGGAATGGATCTGGCTGTACGAAAAGCTCGGCTACACCGGCGACTACGAATTCATCTATTTCGAGTGA
- a CDS encoding tripartite tricarboxylate transporter substrate binding protein, whose product MAIGEIINHDGARGKGFAVRRWLNLAFLALPVVAGLGVAPARAEYPEKFIKIVVPFAAGGGTDIIARTTAQEIQTDLGKSVIIENKPGAGTIIGTQTVATSEPDGYSLLMATFAHAVNPSLYNKLPFDPHKDFAAVSLIARSFNIVVVNPASKINSIADLITEARANPGKLNFGTFGTGTSAHLAGELFNAMAKVKMTAVPYKGAAPAISDLLGGQIDVMFTTVASAASLVAAGQLRALAVTSAERSAAFPQLPAVAEAGVPGYAAESWYGLYAPAKTPAPVITRLNQAVAKAVQSGAFKQLEANEGLIMVGSAPEELDRYVRQEEDRWRKLVKDANIEVQ is encoded by the coding sequence ATGGCCATTGGCGAAATCATCAATCACGACGGCGCGCGCGGGAAGGGTTTTGCCGTGCGGCGCTGGCTGAACCTCGCCTTCCTCGCCTTGCCGGTCGTCGCGGGGCTTGGCGTGGCGCCGGCGCGGGCCGAGTATCCCGAAAAGTTCATCAAGATCGTGGTGCCGTTCGCGGCCGGTGGCGGGACCGACATCATCGCGCGAACGACAGCGCAGGAAATCCAGACGGACCTCGGCAAGTCCGTCATCATCGAGAACAAGCCGGGCGCCGGGACCATCATCGGAACCCAGACGGTGGCGACCAGCGAGCCCGATGGCTATTCGCTGCTGATGGCGACCTTCGCGCACGCGGTCAATCCGAGCCTGTACAACAAGCTGCCGTTCGATCCGCACAAGGATTTTGCGGCGGTGTCGCTGATCGCGCGATCCTTCAATATCGTCGTCGTCAACCCGGCCTCCAAAATCAACTCGATCGCCGATCTGATCACCGAGGCCAGGGCCAATCCGGGCAAGCTGAATTTCGGGACGTTCGGCACCGGCACCTCGGCCCATCTCGCCGGCGAGCTGTTCAACGCCATGGCGAAGGTCAAGATGACGGCGGTGCCCTACAAGGGCGCGGCGCCGGCGATCAGCGATCTCCTGGGCGGGCAGATCGACGTGATGTTCACAACCGTCGCCAGCGCAGCCTCGCTGGTGGCTGCGGGTCAGCTCCGGGCGCTCGCCGTCACATCCGCCGAACGTTCGGCCGCATTCCCGCAATTGCCTGCTGTCGCCGAGGCCGGGGTGCCCGGCTACGCCGCCGAGTCCTGGTACGGATTGTACGCGCCGGCCAAGACGCCCGCTCCGGTGATCACGCGCCTCAACCAGGCGGTCGCCAAGGCCGTTCAGTCCGGTGCATTCAAGCAGCTCGAGGCCAACGAAGGCCTCATCATGGTCGGCAGCGCGCCGGAAGAGCTCGACCGCTATGTCCGGCAGGAGGAGGACCGCTGGCGCAAGCTGGTCAAGGACGCGAACATCGAGGTGCAATAG
- a CDS encoding acetate--CoA ligase family protein translates to MNAIERLIRPRSIAIIGASADPSKTSGRPVSYLRKHGFAGAIYPVNPKVGEIGGLACYPDVASLPDVPDVGLVLLGAERAHVAVRELSERGAAAAIVLASGFTETGVEGAARQQQLMQAAGSMRLLGPNTIGLVNLTDNIVLSASGALAMDHFPAGPIGLVSQSGGILGAVLSRAAARGVGLSKLVSTSNEADLELADFIDFLADDGATSVIALYIEAIRNPSRFREAALRARRAGKPIVAFKIGRSEAGAKAAVSHTGALAGSDLMYDALFRQLGVIRAKTFEDLLDIPAALSAGRKLSGRRVAILTSTGGAGTIVSDSLGIAGFATPAPDAETAAQLRSLQSGSHAMLDRNPIDVTLAGLQPDLLRAAIRILLASPSYDALAVIAGSSAVGSPALLADAIHDCLPLSDKPVIAYVSPYAPDVVSVLTRRGVPAYTSAESCANALDGLLQAAMPEQVQTPGSTKTGVDISEFPAGSLDEAQAKALFARFGIPIAAEKSVATPQEAEQAARDLSGRVVLKILSREIAHKSDVGGVAVNLTADTIGGRLTAMADEVALRTGKRPDQFLVQEMISGGVEIILGMHRDPLGVAILLGMGGVAAELFKDTTMRLLPPEGGLSLVEARAMARDLVTWPLLDGFRGRPKCDVEALAEAIVAFSRMVAQLGDRLVEAEINPVFVLPAGQGVKAADGLVVLNV, encoded by the coding sequence ATGAATGCGATCGAACGCCTGATCCGGCCGCGCAGCATCGCAATCATCGGCGCGTCCGCCGACCCGAGCAAGACGTCGGGGCGGCCGGTGTCCTATCTTAGGAAGCACGGTTTTGCGGGTGCGATCTATCCCGTCAATCCGAAGGTCGGGGAAATCGGCGGTCTTGCCTGCTATCCCGACGTCGCTTCGCTGCCTGATGTGCCCGACGTCGGCCTTGTCCTGCTCGGCGCCGAACGCGCCCATGTCGCGGTGCGCGAATTGTCCGAGCGCGGCGCGGCCGCGGCGATCGTTCTCGCCAGCGGCTTCACCGAAACCGGAGTGGAAGGCGCCGCGCGTCAGCAGCAGCTCATGCAAGCCGCCGGATCCATGCGCCTGCTCGGGCCGAACACGATTGGCCTCGTCAATCTCACCGACAATATCGTGCTGTCGGCCTCTGGCGCGCTGGCGATGGATCATTTCCCTGCAGGCCCGATCGGGCTGGTCTCGCAAAGCGGAGGCATTCTCGGCGCCGTGCTGTCGCGCGCTGCGGCGCGCGGGGTCGGGCTGTCCAAGCTGGTGTCGACCAGCAACGAAGCCGATCTCGAGCTCGCCGATTTCATCGACTTTCTTGCCGACGACGGCGCCACCAGCGTCATCGCGCTCTACATCGAGGCGATCCGCAATCCATCCCGCTTCCGCGAGGCGGCGCTCAGGGCGCGACGCGCCGGCAAACCCATCGTCGCCTTCAAGATCGGGCGATCGGAGGCGGGTGCAAAGGCCGCGGTCTCGCATACGGGGGCGCTTGCGGGCTCAGACCTCATGTATGACGCCTTGTTCAGGCAGCTCGGCGTGATCCGCGCAAAAACGTTCGAGGACCTGCTCGACATTCCCGCAGCCCTTTCGGCGGGACGGAAGCTCTCCGGCAGGCGCGTGGCGATCCTCACCTCGACCGGCGGCGCTGGCACGATCGTGTCCGACAGTCTGGGCATCGCAGGCTTTGCAACGCCCGCCCCCGACGCGGAGACGGCCGCGCAATTGCGCAGCCTCCAGTCGGGATCGCACGCCATGCTCGACCGCAATCCGATCGACGTGACGTTGGCCGGCCTGCAGCCGGATCTGCTTCGCGCCGCCATCCGCATCCTGCTCGCAAGCCCCTCCTACGATGCGCTGGCCGTCATTGCCGGCTCGTCAGCCGTGGGGTCGCCGGCGCTGCTGGCCGACGCCATCCACGACTGCCTCCCGCTCAGCGACAAGCCCGTCATTGCCTATGTAAGTCCCTACGCGCCCGACGTGGTCTCCGTCCTCACCCGGCGAGGCGTCCCGGCCTACACGTCCGCCGAGAGCTGCGCCAATGCGCTCGATGGGCTCTTGCAGGCCGCAATGCCGGAACAGGTCCAGACACCCGGCTCGACCAAGACAGGAGTCGATATCAGCGAATTCCCGGCGGGATCGCTGGACGAGGCGCAGGCCAAGGCGCTGTTCGCCCGCTTTGGTATTCCCATCGCTGCAGAGAAGTCGGTCGCAACGCCCCAAGAAGCGGAGCAGGCGGCGCGCGACCTCAGTGGCCGGGTCGTGCTCAAGATTCTCTCGCGCGAGATCGCGCACAAGAGCGACGTCGGCGGCGTCGCGGTCAATCTGACAGCCGACACGATTGGCGGCCGCCTGACGGCGATGGCCGACGAGGTCGCGCTCAGGACCGGGAAACGGCCCGACCAATTCCTGGTTCAGGAGATGATTTCAGGCGGCGTCGAGATCATTCTCGGCATGCATCGCGATCCCCTGGGCGTAGCTATCCTGCTCGGAATGGGCGGCGTCGCCGCCGAGCTGTTCAAGGACACGACGATGCGTCTGCTTCCTCCGGAAGGCGGTCTCAGCCTCGTCGAGGCGCGCGCAATGGCGCGCGATCTCGTCACCTGGCCGTTGCTGGACGGTTTTCGGGGCCGGCCGAAATGCGATGTCGAGGCGCTCGCAGAAGCGATCGTCGCTTTCTCGCGCATGGTTGCGCAGCTCGGCGACCGCCTCGTCGAGGCCGAGATCAATCCGGTCTTCGTGCTGCCGGCGGGCCAGGGCGTGAAGGCAGCCGACGGATTGGTCGTTCTCAATGTCTGA
- a CDS encoding enoyl-CoA hydratase/isomerase family protein: MPYQLIEFSVEAGVATIAFNRPERRNAMSDEMRSEFAGALETVSRDKAIKALVLTGRGNAFCAGGDISGMKRRLEAPQGEVAFNGWSRQQGVHHVQSLLLGLPKPTIAAVNGAAAGLGADTALACDFVMGTERSKFTWSYIKRGLIPDGGGLYFLPRRVGLPRAKELIFTGRVVEADEALALGIVDRKVAAAELLPAAQAWAAELAQGSPTALALSKKILNETFEHSAHDIFNLGSQAQAICYTSAEHRDAVTAFLAQSSLKD; encoded by the coding sequence ATGCCCTATCAGCTCATCGAATTTTCCGTCGAGGCCGGTGTCGCGACCATCGCCTTCAACCGCCCGGAACGGCGTAACGCCATGAGCGACGAGATGCGCTCCGAATTCGCCGGCGCGCTCGAAACCGTGTCGCGCGACAAGGCGATCAAGGCCCTGGTGCTGACGGGGCGCGGCAACGCCTTCTGCGCCGGCGGCGACATCAGCGGCATGAAGCGCCGGCTCGAGGCGCCGCAGGGAGAAGTCGCATTCAACGGCTGGAGCCGGCAGCAGGGCGTGCATCACGTGCAGTCGCTGCTGCTGGGCTTGCCGAAACCGACCATTGCCGCCGTCAACGGCGCCGCGGCCGGCCTCGGTGCCGACACTGCGCTCGCCTGCGACTTCGTCATGGGCACGGAACGATCGAAATTCACCTGGTCCTATATCAAGCGCGGCTTGATACCCGACGGCGGCGGCCTGTATTTCCTGCCGCGCCGGGTCGGGCTTCCCAGGGCAAAGGAGCTGATCTTCACCGGGCGCGTCGTCGAGGCTGATGAAGCGCTCGCGCTCGGCATCGTCGATCGCAAGGTGGCGGCGGCCGAGCTGCTGCCGGCCGCGCAGGCCTGGGCGGCCGAGCTGGCTCAGGGGTCTCCCACCGCGCTGGCGCTGAGCAAGAAGATCCTGAACGAGACGTTCGAGCATTCCGCGCACGACATCTTCAATCTCGGCAGCCAGGCGCAGGCCATCTGCTACACCAGCGCGGAGCATCGCGACGCGGTGACCGCGTTCCTCGCGCAATCCTCATTGAAGGATTGA
- a CDS encoding helix-turn-helix domain-containing protein — protein MAQARRYAGGVDGNRSLERGIEILRAFRPGVDTLGNGEIAERTGLPRSTVSRLTRTLVNSGMLDEVRAERAYRLAASVISIGHAMRTGSPVLNAIGPMMRAESAKRRLNVGLATADRTMMVYLESIRYSPRAALRNVVAGQQVPMELTSLGRAYLAGIAETERERLLRLFKRRSAAATKALLADVRRSIASVVRDGYCAVSWQPAVLAVATPIVLEGLPVYALNMSLQNVDRSDALASEIGSYLNAFAAKCKEVLAGREPE, from the coding sequence TTGGCGCAGGCGCGCAGATATGCGGGCGGGGTCGATGGCAACCGCTCGCTCGAAAGAGGCATCGAAATCCTCCGGGCGTTCCGGCCCGGCGTCGACACGCTGGGCAATGGCGAGATTGCGGAGCGAACAGGCTTGCCGCGATCGACGGTCAGCCGGCTGACACGGACGCTGGTCAATTCCGGGATGCTCGACGAAGTCCGCGCCGAGCGGGCTTACCGCCTTGCCGCATCCGTCATCAGCATCGGCCACGCCATGCGGACGGGATCACCCGTGCTCAACGCAATCGGCCCGATGATGCGGGCGGAATCGGCCAAGCGCCGGCTGAACGTCGGGCTCGCGACCGCGGATCGAACCATGATGGTCTATCTGGAGTCGATCCGCTACAGCCCGCGCGCGGCGCTGCGCAACGTGGTCGCCGGGCAGCAGGTCCCGATGGAGCTGACCTCGCTCGGTCGCGCATACCTAGCCGGCATTGCAGAGACCGAGCGCGAGCGGTTGCTGAGACTGTTCAAACGGCGGAGCGCAGCGGCCACGAAGGCCCTGCTGGCCGACGTCAGGCGATCGATCGCCTCCGTCGTGCGCGACGGCTATTGCGCGGTGTCGTGGCAGCCCGCCGTTCTCGCCGTCGCAACGCCCATCGTGCTGGAGGGCCTTCCGGTCTACGCACTCAACATGAGCCTGCAAAATGTCGACCGGTCCGATGCGCTGGCAAGCGAAATCGGCTCGTACCTCAACGCCTTCGCGGCCAAATGCAAGGAGGTGCTGGCGGGCCGTGAACCCGAATGA